The window ACTCCGCTTCACTCAGCGTCCTGGCCATCTGCAGCACAGAACACGATTGGTCGTCCAGTCCCGAGGCTCCGCCCCCACGACGGAAAGGGCTCGGGTTAGTGGGTGGTGCTTCCAGACAGAAGGCCACGCCTCCTCCAGAGGGCGGTGTGAAGCTGGGCGATGGCAGCGGTTTGGACGGAACTACAGACGGGGACGGGATCTTGATGTCGGCGAGGTCTGGAAACATCCGAGGTTTTCCGAACGAGTTCTCCACCATCTCCAGAGGTCCTTTTGGCAGCGGAGGGGGAGGGAAGTCAGGCGGGGGTCGGTTCAATGACCCCACGTGAGGCCCGATGTTCCCGTCGTCCTCCGATGACCCACTCCTCACTGATGGGCCGAACCGGGCGTCCAGCCGTCTGCCTTCGACCTGCTGCAGAACTCCCGCTGGGCGGCTTGTTTTTCCCCACACCGCCAGCAGGAGGAGCTGTTTTATTGGCTAGCGGAGGGAGGGCGGAGCTTGGGAGCATGTCAGAGGCCAGAGCAGCGGATTGGTTGGGAACGCCTTCTAGAATGTAGTAGGCGGGGTTATTGAAGCTGTTTTTGCCGGTTGTTACATCGCTCTCAAACGGATCCTGTTTGCCTCTGACAGAACAACATTTCACAAGAACTTACTGGTGAGCTGAATGTCAAGCAAAAgttattattcttaaaaaataaaacgtaaaCATCACTTGAAATGAGTgttcacttattattatttataataataaataaaaataataataatagaagtaaattattttttatttaataaaataataataaaaaggaaactatttaccaaggcaacatttctaattgttATTTAACTTACTAAActtcttttatttcagctagctgcaAATGCATATTTCCTATTTTCGGTTAACTTGAAGTATTACGATAACTAAATGTTAatctgaaattaataaaaacattaacagacatattttgcacaaaaaaaaaaagctaaaacaaaaaaaagaaacttgaaaTAACCTGTGTTaaccaaattaataaataaatatgaattaataaattaaacaaaaattatttaaataaatatttgttaatatttaacaaaataataataaaacacaatgttCAACTagttataaatacaaataaataaataaaaaaatgcaagtaaaattctaaatactataacactaaaataacagtagtgtgtgtgtgtgtgtggtgtgtgtgtgttcacctgttcTGCGCGCTCTCCTctttacaggtgtgtgtgtgtggatgtctcTTCTCTCCTTCCTCTGAGACCTTCCCGAGGTCAGCTGACCCCAACTTCCTGCTGGTGGACGGTCTGAAGGAACAAACGCATCAGAATAAAACTCCTCCTCGTCACTGACTCTCCAGTGTCGGACGAATCATGAATCTGGACTCACTTGACATAGTCGTGTCCAGTGCGAGGAGAAAGAGTCCTGCCTTTGGGTCCACCGGTCTCGTCCTTATCCACACTGATCCACTCtgaagaccacacacacacacacacacacacacacacacgacaggtATGAAGCACTGATCGTGGAACAAAGCTGCATCTTTATtggcattacttttaaatttttttttttcacacactcatgcacacacacacacacacacacacacacacacacacacactctctctctctctctgtctcagtacCGTAGAGTCGTTCTCTTGTTCCCATGCGTTCAGATGGGACTCGGACCCTCATGGAGCCACGGATGTTTCCGGTCTCTTCTCCGCGGTGAGACAGATACGTGTGAAACTGCTGAGCCGTGCTGCCGATCATGGACTTCAGAGCCAGAACACACTcacctgcgcacacacacacacacacacacacacacacacacacacacgtaaacccTCTTCAGAACTCAACTAGAAAATGAAATGCTTGTAGAACACCACAATGCTTTTTCTGGtcaattaaaatacaaatcataAAAGTAAACTCAATTCTAATATCTACCACAAGATGGTGCTACAGCAGACATCAGTGTACATGCGCTGCTTCTGAGCTCTGGTTTCTCCTTAAACATTTAACACCGTTTAAAGAGCATCTAGCTGAGCATGTTAGTTAAAGTTAGTTGACACGTTGAGCTGATTAATAATCTGCTTTATTGTGGTTTATTAAGGCCAGGATACACAGACGTACCGTAGGACTCGTATCCGTCCAGGGATTTGACGGTCAGCAGCAGATGCTGGTCCTGCAGATACTCGATGTCAGACAGGATGGGCTTCAGTGTGGTCAGCTGTTTGGACGACCAGCCAACGCGGAGAAAGTTCACGTTATCACTGCTCTGAGTGTCGTTCTCATAGCTCTTCTTAAACTCTagacagagagacaaagagatagacagtcagacagacatacagacagacagatggacgaacagacagacacagatttagagagacagacggacagacagagagagagagacagacagacagagagagagacagacggacagacagagagacagacggacagacagacagacagaaagacagacggatagacagagagacagacagacagacagacagagagacagacagacagacagacagagagacagacggatagacagacagacagacagagagacagacggatagacagagagacagacagacagagagacagacggatagacagacagacagacagaaagacagacggatagacagagagacagacggatagacagagagacagacagacagacagaaagacagacagacagacagagagacagacggatagacagagagacagacagacagacagacagaaagacagacagacagaaagacagacggatagacagagagacagacagacagacagacagacagacagaaagacagacagacagacagacagacagagagacagacagacagacagaaagacagagagacagacagacagacagacggatagacagagagacagacagaaagacagacggatagacagagagacagacagacagacagacagagagacagacagagagacagacagaaagacagacagacggatagacagagagacagacagaaagacagacagacagagagacagacagaaagacagacggatagacagagagacagacagacagacagagagacagacagaaagacagacggatagacagagacagacagacagaaagaaagacagacggatagacagacagacagacggatagacagagagacagacagacggatagacagacagacagacggatagacagagagacagacagacggatagacagacagacagacggatagacagacagacggatagacagacagacagacagacagacagacagacagacagaaagaaagacagacggatagacagacagacagacagacagacagacagacggatagacagacagacagacggatagacagaaagaaagacagacggatagacagacagacagacggatagacagacagacagacagacagacagacagacagacagaaagacagacggatagacagacagacagacagacagacagacagacggatagacagagagacagacagacagacagacagaaagacagacagatagacagagagacagacagaaagacagacagacagacagacggacagacagacagagagacagacagacagagagagagacagacggataaatatatcataattataatatttagctgctaaatatttatacacCATACACACCATACGAAAGGGGTAATTGATTGTAttcaactgttttatttgatattcttgattgtatataattactattattaatatttgaaatattatctgttgttgttattttttattgtattgtattttattgtaattatattttattctgtatctgaatgctttggcaatactgtaactcaaatgtcatgccaataaagcaacttgaacttgaacttgacagacggacagagacagacagagacagacagatggacgaacagacagacacagatttagagagacagacggacagacagagagagagagagagagagagagagagacagacggacagagagacagacggacagagagacagacggatagagagacagacagacagatggacagaaagacagacggacagagagacagacggaaagacagacggatagagagacagacagagagaaagagagagagacagacagagagacggacagagagacggacagagagactgacagacagagagacagaaggatagatggaaagacagagagacagagagagagacggatagacagacaaacagacggatagagagacagacagagacagatagatacatacatacatatattttctatttagctttttttccagttttatttagcaattttataACTTAAACTTTCTTATTTTGCTTAGTTGCCGAACAGTTGTAATCTTTaggtttttcatgtaatatttaataataaacttgATTGTTGATGATTTGGTTTCCTACCCTCCAGACACGTTGAGTAAAACTCAATGAAGAACTTGGTTCTGCTGGCCGTTTTAACGATGGCTTCGATGTTCTCAAACTCAATGTAGGCCTGCTCTGAAGACTTGGGCAAACCTGCGGAAGAAGAGCAGCTCAACACGAGAAACACGTGACAAACAACAGAAACTGAGCCATGAAAACATGTGCTGTACCTTTCTTAGACACAAACTGAGACGTGACGCCCACCTCGAACGTGCCGAAGACAGGCGAGTGATCGCTGGTGACGATATCATCTGTacagcctgacacacacacacacacacacacacacacacacacacacacacacacacacccgagaGTCTTTAAACAGCACTTGCATAACAAGTGATCACTGCAGTGACTGCGTACCGTAAGAGTTGCACACGATGTGTGTCTCCGGATAGGATTTCCAGAGGATTCGGTCACACCATGAAGGAACATTGGTCCGCATCTGAGACACAAGAGGAATTTAAAGAATGCCATTAGGACGCTTCACTTCCTTTGGCAAAGGTCAGAGGACAGGAAGTAGCTATCTTAGAAACCGTAAACATGCTTGCACAGGATTCTTTCTTCATGCACATGAAGAAGAGCttctttaaagtgatagttcacccaaaaatgaacatcaaCCATCCAAGACCTAGGAGAATCGAGTCAAACTGTTCAGTGACTGTTGGAGGAACTGGAGCGCTGAATCAGTTCATTCATCAGAGAATCATATACACCCGTGACTCATTCGGAGTCTCATTGACTGTCAGGCGCTTTaaaagtgagttttgattgagTTACTTGTAAATCTGTGCTGCTCGAGAAGCAAACTGATTCagacgattcagttcaatttgatgaactgattcaactagttcactaaaaagaaccggttcaaaagagccgtttgcctgaggctctggattacagataataatgtgataaataatgttcagtttcttgcacagaccaatcgtttcgcttcataagatcTCAATAAATCTTCAGGAACCACGGGGATTCATTCTGTGCTTTTTTACTTTCATTGCATGAATCACCAAATCACCAGGCGAATGTCCCTTTTAGACAGTTTTGGGCAGTTTGTGACGTACCCCAGTGGCCTTCTGCTTCTGCCAGACGTAAGTGTCTCGAGAGCCGCGCTCGTAACGGTACGTGGGAGGATAGGTGATCTCCTCCTccgctggacacacacacacacacacacacacacacacacacaggaagcaAAGGAAATGCTGATctcaaatgcacatttaaataaccaagagaaaactttaaaaactttaaatttaaaagaGAGGTGAAGCCTACCAAAGCGAAGGAAGACCTTGTTCTTCTCTCTCTCCAGATTTAGCTGGTCCACCTTCAACAATGGCTCAAACTCCTTCCTGTTGATGTAGTTGAGGATttcctgtgagagagagagtgttcagTACCGAGTTCACAAGAGTACTGTTCACTACACACTGCAGATAAATGGACCAGATCATCCAATCACAAAAACTCACACGCTGCATCTGCTGCAGAAACACTGTGATATAATACATCAGTACTGGAATATGGTAGTATGCAAATCTGATAGAGGTCTTCATGTGCCcatcaattcattcaaaaaaaaaattataaaccatGGCTGtatgtttttcttaaaaacatttttttttttttttttataaaaataaaataaaaacaaaacaaaacatattccCCTACATTTCTGACAACAAAAGGCTCAGGCATAAACATgagttaaaatgtatttctttatatagcacaatttaatttaaataaataaaaaatattatgaatttttttaccAAATAGCTTCACAatcaagttaaaaagaaaaatcttaaaataacaaatatcctTTACCATATCTACAGACACTCATGAAACTTTTTAAAGGCACAGTATGTCATTTTCGCCAGTAGAGGGCGCATATTCAAAACTGATGATGCTGTGGATTgggtgtggaatcatgggagtggCAATCCGACAGGACTCATGTTCACAGATGATGTACTAAAGATTTATTCACAGCACTGTAGTGTGAAGCATGAACGAGGCCACAGTCACTGTTTTATCACACTAGAGGTTGCTGAAAGTTCTGCTATTTAAATAgcatattaaagtgtttaaagTTGTTTCTACAAATGGAGGGTGTGTGTCAGAGAGCGAGCGCTCCGTCTGTGTGTGTCTGGTGGAGCTTCACCTGTATGTCCATGTCCAGCCGGTAGTTGAGGTCGCCGAACCAGAAGAGATGCGTGAATCTCAGCGAGATGTCGAAGGAGTTGAGCTGTTTATCGCCCAGCGACAGCTGACGCAGGATGTCCAGATAGTTCTGGTTCCGTCTGCCGGGGGTCAAAGGTCGTTAGTGCATCACACATTCACTGTGGTACAGCTGTCAAACCATGAGCTGTGTGTATTACTCCAGACACACACCTGTGGATCTTCTCATTGCCGGATGTTAAGTGACAGTTAACGAAACCAAACGACGTTCCGTTGAACATGAAGGACACGCCCACTGCTCCTTTGTTTCCTGGGAAACAGACGAAAACAAATCAATAATacgagcaaataaataaatgcatataaccTACTCACAAACACTGATGGACACCTGAATAATAaggtgcctttgtgtgtgtgtgagagactgagtgtgtgtatgagagaaagagagtaagtgtgtgtgagagagagagtgtgtgactgagtgaatgtgtgtgagtgtatgagtgagtgtgtgtatgagagtgagtgtgtgtgtgagtgagtgtgtgtgtgagtgtgagagtgtgagtgtgcgtgagtgagaatgcgagagaaagagagcaagtgtgtgtgagtgagagtgagtgtgtttgagagagtgtgtatgagagtgagtgtgtgtgtgtgagtgagtgtgagtgagtgtgtgagcgagtgtgagtgtgtatgagagtgagtgtgtgtgtgtgtgtgtatggagtgtgtgagagagtgagtgtgtgagtgtatgagagtgagtgtgtgtgtgtgtgtgtgagagagtaagagagtaagtgtgtgtgagagagtaagagagtaagtgtgtgtgtgagtgtgtgtgtgagagtgagtgtgtgtgaaaatgagtgtgtgagtgagtatgagtgtgtttgagagagagagaaagtgtgtgtttgagagagatagagagagagagtaagtgtgtgtgagagtgtgtttgtgagattgagagtgagtgtgagagtgagtgtgtgagtgtgagtatgagtgttccagagagagaaagtgtgtgtgtgagagagtgtgtttgtgagagtgtatgagagtgtgagagtgagtgtgtatgagagtgagtgtgtgagtgtgtgtgtgtgagagagagtgagtgtgtatgagagtgtgtgagtgagtgtgtgtgtgtgtgtgtgagtgagtgagagtgagtgtgtatgagtgagtgtgtgtatgagagtgagtgtgtgtgtgagtgagtgtgtgagtgagtgtgtgtgagtgtgtgtgagtgagtgtgtgtgtgtgagtgagagtgtgagagaaagagagcaagtgtgtgtgagtgagagtgagtgtgtttgagagagtgtgtatgagagtgagtgtgtgtgtgagtgagtgtgtgtgagcgagtgtgagtgtgtatgagagtgagtgtgtgagtgtgagagtgagtgagagtgagtgtcagtgtgtgtgtgtgtgtgtgtatgtgtgtgagtatgtgagtgtgtcagtatgtgtgtgtgtgtgtgtgtttgtgtgagtgtgtaagtgtgagtctgtgtgtgtgtgttctgaccgAGTGTGTTGGCGATCCCCGTTTTGACGCTGGACATTCCCACGTGACTGATGCGGTTCTCGTGTTCAGCCTTCACTAACACCACAATCTTAATGTTCCACAGCGTCTGCACAgcgatctacacacacacacacacacacacgcacacacacacacacacacatacacatacacacacacacacagatcaaacACTCGTTCTGTCAATACGGAAAGTTCAACTGCAGATGAGAAACACAGACGAGCACCAcgacagaaaaacacattaaactcTAATAAAGTCACAGTCATAAGAGTCGCAGgatcattaaacacacacacacacacacacacacacacacacagcagcttttATGCGCTGGATTTGATCTGGAACACTCATTAATGAGACTCTTTCTGCTCTGAGATGTG is drawn from Carassius auratus strain Wakin chromosome 40, ASM336829v1, whole genome shotgun sequence and contains these coding sequences:
- the LOC113058831 gene encoding phosphatidylinositol 3,4,5-trisphosphate 5-phosphatase 2A → MAGACPAPPLWYHRDLSRAAAEELLARAGRDGSFLVRDSESVSGAYALCVLFQKHVHTYRILPDEENFLAVQTSQGVQPKRFKTLPELIQLYLQPSQGLVTTLLFPVEREETTEERDYSDGEDEKPPLPPRTASTSPAGSALVSPDTPPENVTAANGLSTISHEYLKGSYALDLEAVKQGANSLPHLNKTLVTSCKRLHGEVDKVLCSLEILSKVFDQQSASMVSRMIQQSVSQAGDQELEHLVTKLAILKDLLSSIEKKALKALQDMSSSTPNISPLISIRHKAIPVQTFEVKLDVYLADLTKIGKSQKYSLSVDVEGGKLVVMKKMKDAQEDWNTFTHDKIRQLIKSQRVQNKLAIVFEKEKDKSQRKDFIFASAKKREAFCQLLQLMKNKHSNQDEPDMISIFIGTWNMGSVPAPKSLCSWILSRGLGKTLDEMAVTIPHDIYVFGTQENSVCDKEWVETLRCVLKDYTEIDYKPIAVQTLWNIKIVVLVKAEHENRISHVGMSSVKTGIANTLGNKGAVGVSFMFNGTSFGFVNCHLTSGNEKIHRRNQNYLDILRQLSLGDKQLNSFDISLRFTHLFWFGDLNYRLDMDIQEILNYINRKEFEPLLKVDQLNLEREKNKVFLRFAEEEITYPPTYRYERGSRDTYVWQKQKATGMRTNVPSWCDRILWKSYPETHIVCNSYGCTDDIVTSDHSPVFGTFEVGVTSQFVSKKGLPKSSEQAYIEFENIEAIVKTASRTKFFIEFYSTCLEEFKKSYENDTQSSDNVNFLRVGWSSKQLTTLKPILSDIEYLQDQHLLLTVKSLDGYESYGECVLALKSMIGSTAQQFHTYLSHRGEETGNIRGSMRVRVPSERMGTRERLYEWISVDKDETGGPKGRTLSPRTGHDYVKPSTSRKLGSADLGKVSEEGEKRHPHTHTCKEESAQNRGKQDPFESDVTTGKNSFNNPAYYILEGVPNQSAALASDMLPSSALPPLANKTAPPAGGVGKNKPPSGSSAAGRRQTAGRPVRPISEEWVIGGRREHRASRGVIEPTPA